A window of the Thermococcus alcaliphilus genome harbors these coding sequences:
- a CDS encoding M48 family metallopeptidase: protein MPEIDLNGKKIQYEVSVRRVRYVRIYIAPEGKLYIVSPTRRVERFLKEKEDWILSKLEKIERAKNIQGFPYLGKFYPFKDGKIFTDNKVLDVSDKRKLEKTLKNELRTLLVSLVEERAASLGVKPKRIFIRKQRTRWGSCSPKGNLSFNLAMLALPPELIDYLVTHEVTHLIEMNHSKRFWTLVEEFHPDWRKKRKELKDWWIIVHNNPIWREILGGRE, encoded by the coding sequence ATGCCGGAAATAGACCTTAATGGAAAAAAGATTCAGTACGAAGTCAGCGTGAGAAGGGTAAGATACGTGAGAATCTACATAGCTCCAGAGGGAAAACTCTATATCGTCTCCCCAACGAGAAGAGTTGAAAGGTTCCTAAAAGAAAAGGAGGATTGGATACTCTCAAAGCTTGAGAAAATTGAGAGGGCAAAAAACATTCAAGGGTTTCCTTATCTGGGAAAGTTCTACCCATTTAAAGACGGAAAGATTTTCACCGATAACAAAGTTTTAGACGTTTCAGACAAAAGAAAGCTTGAGAAAACTCTAAAAAACGAGCTTAGGACATTATTGGTGTCCCTTGTTGAAGAACGTGCTGCGAGTTTGGGTGTCAAGCCAAAAAGAATTTTCATCCGAAAACAGAGGACGAGATGGGGAAGCTGCTCCCCAAAGGGGAACTTAAGCTTTAATTTAGCAATGCTGGCCTTACCTCCGGAGCTCATTGACTATCTCGTAACACACGAAGTGACTCACCTTATAGAGATGAACCACTCCAAGAGGTTTTGGACGTTGGTTGAGGAATTCCATCCAGACTGGAGGAAAAAGAGGAAAGAACTTAAGGATTGGTGGATAATTGTCCACAACAACCCCATCTGGAGAGAGATACTGGGGGGAAGAGAATGA
- a CDS encoding MFS transporter: MKKILYAILIAGFFAILGSTMSKSPTLPLYAQSLGLSRGEIGIVAAASTITGIFMNFASGLLSDIYGRKKLLKISGFVFFSAPLLYFFANNAIALALVRAYYGIATAIFVPVSLALISDLYSEKKGTFMGILSSATLVGRAIAPLLAGSLIYFAGFWIVFILCSFFGFTTFAITFMLPEAEGELEKFEFSFSSTLFLLGLLDAAVYMAYQSIETFLPLFYFLEDKAWLSGLILAIEISLMAIVKPYAGYLSDKIGRIKPIIVGMGMVSLAMLIFALSNSLSLIIGGAVLFSLGASVSEASTKPLATEISKLRGTALGFLESIKDIGQALGPILVGFLGFRFGFAFVGIFGMVILGIFMLMFKGMKIEG, encoded by the coding sequence ATGAAGAAGATACTTTACGCAATCCTAATAGCAGGATTTTTTGCAATACTTGGCTCTACCATGAGTAAATCTCCAACTTTGCCACTCTATGCTCAAAGTTTGGGGTTAAGCAGGGGAGAGATTGGAATTGTTGCGGCGGCATCAACTATAACGGGTATTTTTATGAACTTTGCCTCAGGGCTTTTGAGCGATATCTATGGACGAAAAAAGCTTCTTAAAATAAGCGGCTTTGTATTCTTCTCTGCGCCCCTTCTTTACTTCTTTGCTAACAATGCTATAGCGTTAGCTTTGGTAAGGGCCTACTATGGGATAGCAACTGCTATATTTGTTCCTGTTTCCCTTGCTTTAATCAGTGACTTATATTCTGAAAAGAAAGGTACTTTTATGGGGATTTTAAGTTCTGCAACTCTCGTGGGGAGAGCCATTGCTCCGTTATTGGCAGGAAGCTTAATATATTTCGCAGGATTTTGGATTGTTTTTATTTTGTGTTCTTTCTTTGGATTTACAACCTTTGCAATAACTTTTATGTTACCTGAAGCAGAAGGAGAATTAGAGAAGTTTGAGTTTTCATTTAGTTCCACCCTCTTTCTTCTTGGTCTGTTGGATGCAGCTGTTTATATGGCTTATCAAAGTATTGAAACATTTTTACCTCTTTTCTACTTTCTTGAAGACAAAGCTTGGCTTTCGGGATTAATCCTTGCAATTGAGATTTCGCTAATGGCAATTGTGAAACCCTACGCTGGTTACTTAAGTGACAAGATTGGGAGAATAAAGCCAATAATTGTGGGAATGGGCATGGTAAGTCTTGCCATGCTCATCTTTGCCCTCTCAAATTCCCTCTCACTAATAATCGGGGGAGCAGTTTTATTTTCCCTCGGCGCTTCAGTAAGTGAAGCTTCAACTAAGCCTTTGGCAACAGAAATTTCAAAGCTTAGAGGGACAGCGTTAGGTTTTTTGGAGAGTATAAAAGACATAGGCCAAGCTTTGGGCCCAATCTTGGTTGGATTTTTAGGTTTTAGGTTCGGCTTTGCTTTTGTTGGAATCTTTGGGATGGTGATATTGGGAATATTTATGTTGATGTTTAAAGGGATGAAAATTGAGGGATGA
- a CDS encoding MBL fold metallo-hydrolase — protein MTLSFEPVWFDSLGAKSSCVFVKTPDISILIDPGIAIMQPSFPATEEEKIEWLIEGEKAIKKASEKADIIVISHYHYDHYFPSDLYVYEDKLLLVKDPNGYINDSQRERAEYFYSNLYRYYGDLKLEDIWKEPESREYPNPMEELPIAFSKDFGDYNKRRKQLLEKGLKWFRNRINKWNRNPKIPEMSFKNLRVVFADGREFQFGDTKVKFTKPLFHGIEFSRVGWVISTVIEHEEEKLIYSSDLNGPIIKDYAEWIIRENPDILVLDGPMTYMLGYLLNKINLRRAIENAVRIVKETDAETIIYDHHLPRERHFKEHTREVWEVGEKLNKSVLTAAEFLGREPKVLEVTLKK, from the coding sequence ATGACGCTTTCATTTGAACCTGTGTGGTTTGATTCCTTGGGAGCCAAGAGTTCGTGTGTCTTCGTTAAAACACCTGACATCTCGATCTTAATAGATCCGGGTATCGCTATTATGCAGCCGAGTTTTCCAGCCACTGAAGAAGAGAAGATCGAATGGCTTATTGAGGGGGAGAAGGCAATAAAAAAGGCCAGTGAAAAGGCAGATATTATTGTAATTTCTCACTATCACTACGATCACTACTTCCCAAGCGATTTATATGTGTATGAGGATAAGCTCCTCCTAGTTAAGGATCCAAATGGCTATATAAACGATTCCCAGAGAGAACGGGCCGAGTATTTTTATTCCAATCTCTACAGGTATTATGGAGACCTAAAGTTGGAGGATATCTGGAAAGAACCAGAATCGCGAGAATATCCAAATCCAATGGAAGAGCTACCAATAGCATTCTCCAAGGATTTCGGAGATTACAACAAGCGAAGGAAACAACTCCTTGAAAAAGGCCTTAAGTGGTTCAGAAATAGGATCAATAAATGGAATCGAAACCCAAAAATTCCTGAGATGAGTTTCAAGAATCTTCGAGTTGTGTTTGCCGATGGGAGAGAATTTCAGTTTGGAGACACAAAAGTCAAATTTACGAAACCTCTCTTTCATGGAATAGAGTTTTCAAGAGTGGGTTGGGTGATTTCAACTGTTATTGAGCATGAAGAAGAAAAGTTAATCTATTCAAGTGATTTAAATGGCCCTATAATAAAAGACTATGCGGAGTGGATAATTAGAGAAAATCCAGATATTTTAGTCTTAGACGGCCCTATGACCTATATGCTTGGTTACCTCCTCAATAAAATCAACTTAAGAAGAGCAATTGAAAATGCGGTTAGGATTGTGAAAGAGACAGATGCAGAGACTATTATCTACGACCACCACCTCCCGCGAGAGCGTCATTTTAAGGAACATACAAGGGAGGTGTGGGAAGTTGGAGAAAAGCTCAACAAAAGTGTTTTAACGGCCGCCGAGTTCTTGGGAAGGGAACCAAAAGTTCTGGAAGTCACTCTTAAAAAATAA
- a CDS encoding ester cyclase translates to MSIERKRILQTIIDEIWNKGNVEVIDKFYTPNFKNHHPNIPEVSDFASFKKWVVEVHKTLPDFHATIEDMIAEEDKIAVRWTVTGTQKGEFMGIPPTGKKVRFEGMTVYRFEGDKVAEMWWVSNEIAILRQLGVFPPKR, encoded by the coding sequence ATGAGCATAGAAAGAAAAAGAATTCTCCAAACGATAATCGACGAAATCTGGAACAAAGGAAATGTAGAAGTAATAGACAAGTTTTACACACCAAATTTCAAAAATCACCATCCCAATATTCCTGAGGTCTCAGACTTTGCCTCATTTAAAAAATGGGTAGTTGAAGTTCACAAGACGCTTCCAGATTTTCACGCAACTATCGAAGACATGATAGCTGAGGAAGATAAAATTGCGGTACGGTGGACAGTAACTGGAACCCAAAAGGGCGAGTTTATGGGAATTCCACCTACTGGAAAAAAGGTCCGCTTTGAAGGCATGACTGTATACCGCTTCGAAGGAGATAAAGTTGCAGAAATGTGGTGGGTAAGCAACGAGATTGCTATTTTACGACAGCTTGGTGTTTTTCCACCAAAAAGATGA
- a CDS encoding acetate--CoA ligase family protein — MKDEALKVIEEVLAQGRKALVEYEAKQVLKAYGLPLPEEKLAKTLDEAIKYANEIGYPVVMKLMSPQILHKSDAKVVMLNIKNDEELKQKWDEIHENARKYRPDAEILGVLIAPMLKPGREIIIGVTEDPQFGHAIMFGLGGIFVEILKDVTFRIIPIEEKDAWAMIKSIKGYPILAGARGEPPADMKAIVDMMLKVSQLVDDLKDYIKEMDLNPVFVYPEGEGAVIVDARIILK; from the coding sequence ATGAAAGATGAAGCTTTGAAAGTGATTGAAGAGGTTTTGGCCCAAGGTAGGAAGGCTTTGGTTGAATACGAAGCAAAGCAGGTTTTAAAAGCTTATGGCTTGCCACTTCCAGAGGAAAAGCTTGCGAAAACCCTCGATGAGGCCATAAAATACGCAAACGAAATAGGATATCCAGTCGTTATGAAACTCATGTCTCCACAGATTCTCCACAAAAGCGATGCAAAAGTCGTTATGCTTAACATAAAAAACGATGAAGAACTCAAACAGAAATGGGATGAAATTCACGAAAATGCAAGGAAATACCGGCCAGATGCGGAAATTTTGGGTGTATTGATAGCCCCAATGCTCAAGCCTGGAAGAGAGATCATTATCGGTGTCACAGAGGATCCACAGTTTGGCCACGCAATAATGTTTGGTCTCGGTGGAATCTTCGTGGAGATTCTCAAAGACGTAACCTTCAGGATAATCCCAATTGAAGAAAAAGATGCTTGGGCGATGATAAAGAGCATCAAAGGATATCCAATCCTAGCTGGGGCAAGGGGGGAGCCTCCAGCAGACATGAAGGCCATCGTAGATATGATGCTAAAAGTTTCACAGCTCGTTGATGACCTCAAGGATTACATCAAAGAGATGGACTTAAACCCAGTCTTCGTTTATCCCGAGGGAGAAGGAGCAGTTATAGTAGACGCAAGAATAATTTTGAAGTAG
- a CDS encoding acetate--CoA ligase family protein: MKSPKIVEELKPFFEPKAVAIIGATNKKGKVGNVIFENFKRNKEQGIFKGNIYPVNPKLDEIEGYKVYKSVKELPDDTDLAVISIPAPFVPNTMREIAEKGIKAVVIITGGFGELGEEGKKMEEEILQIARENGIRVIGPNCVGVYVPDTGVDTVFLPEEKMDRPKSGPIAFVSQSGAFAAAMLDWAALAGIGIGKMVSYGNKIDVDDADLMDYFIYDDSIRVVTFYIEGVKDGRKFIEAAKRITKVKPVIALKSGRTEYGAKAASSHTGSLAGADVIYDAVFKQTGILRAEDFEHMFDVAKAFAKCKLPKGDRVGIITDGGGAGVMASDAVAKFGLKMAELSEETIKYLKEHFPPHAVAGNPTDVVGDTDAQRYKYAIEAFVNDPNVDAIVVIVLFQVPLLDEEEIIEILADYAKKSEKPIVAVAMGGKKTEYYAKILEEKGVPVYPTPERGVRALAGLVQYSKYLEKLKEE; this comes from the coding sequence ATGAAAAGCCCAAAAATTGTCGAAGAACTCAAACCCTTCTTCGAACCCAAGGCCGTCGCAATCATAGGAGCCACAAACAAAAAAGGAAAAGTTGGAAACGTTATTTTTGAGAACTTCAAAAGGAACAAAGAGCAGGGCATTTTTAAGGGCAACATTTACCCCGTAAACCCCAAGCTTGATGAAATCGAGGGGTATAAAGTATACAAGAGCGTCAAAGAACTCCCAGATGACACTGATTTAGCAGTAATATCAATTCCAGCTCCCTTTGTGCCAAACACAATGAGAGAAATTGCAGAAAAGGGAATAAAGGCAGTAGTAATTATTACTGGTGGTTTTGGAGAGCTCGGCGAAGAAGGAAAGAAAATGGAAGAGGAAATCCTTCAAATAGCAAGGGAAAACGGGATAAGGGTCATAGGACCCAACTGTGTTGGAGTTTACGTACCCGATACAGGTGTTGACACGGTTTTCCTACCTGAGGAAAAAATGGACAGACCTAAGAGCGGTCCAATAGCTTTCGTTTCTCAAAGTGGTGCTTTTGCCGCAGCAATGCTTGACTGGGCAGCTTTAGCTGGGATAGGAATCGGAAAGATGGTAAGCTATGGTAACAAAATAGACGTAGACGATGCTGATCTAATGGATTATTTCATTTACGATGACTCCATAAGGGTCGTCACCTTCTACATAGAGGGAGTGAAAGATGGCAGAAAATTCATCGAAGCTGCGAAAAGGATAACAAAGGTAAAGCCTGTTATAGCCCTTAAGAGTGGAAGGACAGAATATGGTGCAAAGGCTGCATCTTCCCACACCGGAAGCCTAGCGGGGGCTGATGTGATTTATGATGCAGTGTTCAAGCAGACGGGGATTTTAAGGGCAGAAGACTTTGAGCACATGTTTGACGTAGCAAAGGCATTTGCAAAGTGCAAGCTTCCAAAAGGAGACAGAGTTGGAATAATTACAGACGGTGGTGGAGCGGGAGTTATGGCAAGTGATGCCGTTGCCAAATTTGGTCTTAAAATGGCTGAACTTAGCGAAGAGACCATCAAATATCTAAAGGAACACTTCCCACCACATGCAGTTGCAGGAAATCCGACTGATGTCGTTGGAGATACCGACGCCCAGAGATACAAGTATGCAATTGAAGCTTTTGTAAACGATCCAAACGTTGATGCAATAGTGGTAATCGTTCTCTTCCAAGTGCCGCTCTTAGATGAGGAGGAAATAATAGAAATCTTAGCGGACTACGCAAAGAAGAGTGAAAAACCAATAGTTGCGGTTGCCATGGGCGGTAAAAAGACAGAGTATTATGCAAAGATACTTGAAGAAAAAGGAGTTCCCGTCTATCCTACACCAGAAAGAGGAGTTAGAGCATTAGCTGGCTTAGTACAATACTCCAAATATCTTGAAAAGTTAAAGGAGGAGTGA
- a CDS encoding sugar phosphate isomerase/epimerase family protein, which translates to MIGVSTQCLFDKSLSLALHKIKNLNVDFVEIVNEGYHELNRYNYKMHKEFLENNGLKSVIHAPFSDINIGSLNEKIRRVSLNIIFETLEVAHRMESLLVVIHPAHKSPLSGKFPKAYEKVQKRSLEEIDRVGEKIGVKVALENMPSFWILDGQTPERIAELVDGTNIGVTFDVGHLNTTIGNFDEFIELLRDRIVYVHLSDNDGTKDSHLALGEGTVPWREVMKKLPKVPMSLEVKTFDDAIKSLKFLSELHSNI; encoded by the coding sequence GTGATAGGAGTGTCAACTCAGTGTCTATTTGATAAAAGCTTAAGCCTCGCCCTCCACAAAATTAAGAATCTCAACGTTGATTTTGTTGAGATCGTCAATGAAGGGTATCACGAGCTTAACAGGTACAACTATAAGATGCACAAGGAGTTTTTAGAAAACAACGGTTTAAAAAGCGTTATCCACGCTCCATTCAGCGATATAAACATAGGATCGTTAAACGAAAAAATAAGGAGAGTCTCTCTCAACATTATCTTTGAGACTCTGGAGGTAGCACATAGAATGGAATCCTTGCTTGTGGTAATTCATCCAGCACACAAGTCCCCACTAAGTGGAAAGTTTCCCAAAGCTTACGAAAAAGTCCAAAAACGCTCTCTAGAAGAAATAGACAGAGTAGGAGAAAAGATAGGTGTGAAGGTTGCTTTAGAGAATATGCCCTCCTTCTGGATACTTGATGGCCAAACTCCAGAGAGGATAGCAGAACTCGTTGATGGAACCAACATAGGCGTGACATTTGATGTGGGACACTTAAACACAACAATTGGAAACTTTGACGAGTTTATTGAACTCTTAAGAGACAGAATAGTGTACGTACACTTAAGCGACAATGACGGCACAAAAGACTCTCATTTGGCTCTAGGAGAAGGCACGGTCCCTTGGAGGGAGGTAATGAAAAAACTACCCAAAGTTCCCATGTCTTTAGAGGTAAAAACCTTCGACGATGCTATTAAAAGTCTCAAATTTTTGAGTGAACTTCACAGCAATATTTGA
- a CDS encoding TIGR00266 family protein, with protein MRYEIIQRPSFSLVEVELEDGEAIKAEPGAMVHMSPNVEIETKTGGVFKALKRSMLGGESIFINTFRARGGKGNIGLAPPYMGDIEALELRGTLYAQSGAFLASSENIEIDTKFGGAKTFFSREGLFLLKLTGDGTVFLSSFGAIYKKELRDERFIIDTGHLVAFTEGLDFKVRRVGGIKSTIFGGEGLVAEFYGTGTLYIQTRSIDSFLSWLIPFLPKSQG; from the coding sequence ATGAGATACGAGATTATTCAAAGACCAAGTTTTAGCTTGGTTGAGGTAGAATTGGAGGATGGGGAAGCCATTAAGGCAGAACCCGGAGCAATGGTTCATATGAGCCCAAATGTAGAAATAGAAACAAAGACAGGCGGAGTTTTTAAAGCCCTAAAAAGGTCAATGCTTGGAGGAGAAAGCATATTCATAAACACCTTTAGAGCCAGAGGGGGTAAAGGAAATATTGGCCTAGCCCCGCCGTATATGGGAGACATAGAGGCATTGGAGTTAAGAGGAACCCTATATGCCCAGAGTGGAGCATTTTTAGCTAGTTCTGAGAATATAGAGATAGACACTAAATTCGGTGGTGCAAAGACCTTTTTCTCAAGAGAAGGGCTTTTTCTGCTTAAACTAACCGGGGATGGAACAGTATTCCTTTCAAGCTTTGGAGCAATATATAAAAAGGAGCTTAGAGATGAGCGCTTCATAATAGACACCGGCCATTTAGTGGCCTTTACAGAGGGTCTCGATTTTAAGGTAAGAAGGGTTGGGGGAATAAAAAGCACTATCTTTGGTGGCGAAGGACTTGTAGCGGAGTTCTATGGCACCGGGACATTATACATACAAACAAGAAGCATAGATAGCTTTTTAAGCTGGCTTATTCCCTTCCTGCCAAAGTCTCAAGGATGA